In Glycine max cultivar Williams 82 chromosome 7, Glycine_max_v4.0, whole genome shotgun sequence, a single window of DNA contains:
- the LOC100812057 gene encoding transcription elongation factor SPT4 homolog 1 — translation MATAPAQIPTSFGHELRACLRCRLVKTYDQFRESGCENCSFFKMEEDHELVVDCTTPNFNGIISVMDPNRSWAARWLRIGKFVPGVYTLAVSEALPEEMQAICEDERVQYIPPKRL, via the exons ATGGCAACTGCACCTGCACAAATTCCTACAAGCTTTGGTCATGAGTTGAGGGCATGTCTTCGTTGCCGCCTTGTCAAAACCTATGATCAG TTCAGAGAGTCAGGCTGTGAGAACTGCTCATTCTTTAAGATGGAAGAAGATCATGAGCTAGTTGTTGATTGCACTACTCCCAATTTTAATGG GATCATTTCAGTTATGGATCCAAATCGGAGTTGGGCTGCCCGTTGGTTGCGCATTG GAAAGTTTGTTCCTGGTGTTTATACTCTTGCTGTCTCAGAGGCTCTTCCTGAAGAGATGCAG GCTATATGTGAAGACGAGCGGGTGCAGTATATCCCTCCCAAACGTTTGTGA
- the LOC100812608 gene encoding probable anion transporter 5-like isoform X1 — protein sequence MKLPVRYLIVILTFICTLVCYIERVGFSIAYTVAADGAGVNQSSKGTILSTFYYGYACSQVPGGWAAQKIGGRRVLLLSFLLWSLTCALLPLDPNRVLLLVIARLLVGIAQGFIFPSIHTVLAQWVPPHERSRSVSLTTSGMYLGAALGMLLLPTLVKFRGPESVFLAEAALGASWSLLWFKYATDPKSTASGVGESVLPVNKKIDTHNTKLPSAKIPWVNILTSFPVWAIVVNNFTFHYALYVLMNWLPTYFELGLKLSLQDMGSSKMMPYLNMFLFSNIGGVVADYLITRRILSVTKTRKFLNTLGFLVASLALVVIPSFRTSGGAVFCSSVALGFLALGRAGFAVNHMDVAPRYAGIVMGVSNTAGTLAGIVGVDLTGKLLEAAKAANSDLSSPESWRIVFFIPGFLCVFSSFVFLLFSTGERIFD from the coding sequence ATGAAGCTCCCTGTGCGTTACTTGATTGTTATTTTGACCTTCATCTGCACCTTGGTTTGCTACATCGAACGAGTTGGGTTTTCCATCGCGTACACAGTTGCTGCTGACGGTGCCGGAGTGAATCAATCGAGCAAAGGTACAATACTGTCCACTTTCTATTACGGATACGCCTGTTCTCAAGTTCccggaggatgggcagctcagaAAATCGGGGGGAGGAGGGTCCTGCTTCTTTCATTTCTGTTGTGGTCATTAACTTGTGCACTACTTCCTCTGGATCCCAATCGCGTTTTGCTTTTAGTCATTGCTCGTTTGCTCGTTGGTATAGCACAAGGCTTCATTTTCCCCTCCATCCACACAGTTCTAGCACAGTGGGTCCCCCCTCACGAGAGATCTAGATCCGTCTCTCTCACCACTTCTGGGATGTACCTAGGTGCAGCTCTAGGAATGCTTCTTCTTCCAACTCTAGTCAAGTTCAGAGGTCCTGAATCTGTGTTCCTTGCGGAGGCGGCATTGGGCGCTTCATGGTCTTTACTTTGGTTCAAATACGCCACTGATCCCAAATCCACTGCCTCTGGTGTCGGGGAATCAGTCTTGCccgtcaataaaaaaattgacactcATAACACAAAACTACCTTCAGCCAAAATCCCCTGGGTGAATATTTTAACCAGCTTCCCTGTGTGGGCCATTGTTGTCAACAATTTCACCTTTCACTATGCTTTATATGTGCTCATGAACTGGCTCCCAACCTACTTTGAATTGGGCCTTAAGCTTAGCCTACAAGATATGGGTTCCTCTAAAATGATGCCCTATCTCAACATGTTCCTCTTCTCCAACATTGGCGGCGTTGTCGCTGACTACTTGATCACCAGGAGAATATTATCTGTCACCAAAACCAGGAAATTCTTGAACACCTTAGGATTCTTGGTTGCTTCTCTTGCCTTGGTGGTGATTCCCAGTTTCAGAACTTCTGGTGGTGCTGTCTTCTGTTCTTCTGTGGCTCTTGGTTTCTTGGCACTTGGCAGAGCTGGCTTTGCAGTGAACCACATGGATGTTGCTCCTAGATACGCTGGAATAGTGATGGGTGTTTCTAATACTGCCGGTACGTTAGCTGGTATTGTTGGTGTTGACCTGACTGGGAAGCTTCTTGAAGCTGCTAAGGCTGCTAATTCTGATCTTTCAAGTCCTGAAAGCTGGAGAATAGTGTTTTTCATTCCTGGTTTTCTATGCGTTTTTAGTTCTTTTGTATTTCTACTATTTTCAACTGGGGAGAGAATTTTTGATTGA